The Streptomyces camelliae genome window below encodes:
- a CDS encoding acetoacetate--CoA ligase, translating to MSTANPQPLWQPDPDRIAQARITQFQAWAAEHHGAPADGGYPALHQWSVDQLDTFWKAVTEWFDVRFSTPYARVLGDRAMPGAQWFPGATLNYAEHALRAAADRGHEPALLHVDETHEPRPVTWTELRRQVGSLAAGLRALGVRPGDRVSGYLPNIPEAVVALLATAAVGAVWTSCAPDFGARSVLDRFQQVEPVVLFTVDGYRYGGKEHDRRETVAELRRELPTLRAVVHIPLLGTETPEGAMDWAALTSADTEPIFEQVPFDHPLWVLYSSGTTGLPKAIVQSQGGILVEHLKQLGLHCDLGPEDRFFWYTSTGWMMWNFLISGLLTGTTIVLYDGSPGHPDTGAQWRIAERTRTTLYGTSAAYVMACRKAGVHPARDYDLATVKCVATTGSPLPPDGFRWLHDEVRDDLWIASVSGGTDVCSCFAGAVPTLPVYTGELQAPGLGTDLQAWDPSGKPVIDEVGELVVTNPMPSMPIRFWNDPDGSRYHDSYFDTYPGVWRHGDWITVTARGTVIIHGRSDSTLNRQGVRMGSADIYEVVERLPEIKESLVIGVEQPDGGYWMPLFVQLAPGAALDEALLNRIKQAIREQLSPRHVPDEVIEVPGIPHTLTGKRIEVPVKRLLQGTPLDKAVNPGSVDNLSLLGFYEDLARKRA from the coding sequence ATGTCGACCGCGAACCCCCAGCCACTCTGGCAGCCCGATCCCGACCGGATCGCCCAGGCCCGCATCACCCAGTTCCAGGCATGGGCCGCCGAACACCACGGCGCCCCCGCCGACGGCGGCTACCCCGCCCTCCACCAGTGGTCCGTCGACCAGCTCGACACCTTCTGGAAAGCCGTCACCGAGTGGTTCGACGTACGGTTCTCGACCCCCTACGCGCGCGTGCTCGGCGACCGCGCGATGCCCGGCGCCCAGTGGTTCCCCGGAGCCACCCTCAACTACGCCGAGCACGCCCTGCGCGCCGCCGCCGACCGCGGCCACGAACCCGCCCTGCTGCACGTGGACGAGACCCACGAACCGCGCCCCGTGACCTGGACCGAACTGCGCCGCCAGGTCGGCTCCCTCGCCGCCGGACTCCGCGCCCTCGGCGTCCGCCCCGGCGACCGCGTCAGCGGCTACCTGCCCAACATCCCCGAAGCCGTCGTCGCCCTGCTCGCCACAGCCGCCGTCGGCGCCGTCTGGACCTCCTGCGCCCCCGACTTCGGCGCCCGCAGCGTCCTGGACCGCTTCCAGCAGGTCGAACCCGTCGTCCTGTTCACCGTCGACGGCTACCGCTACGGCGGCAAGGAACACGACCGCCGCGAGACCGTCGCCGAACTGCGCCGCGAACTGCCCACCCTGCGCGCCGTCGTCCACATCCCGCTCCTCGGCACCGAGACACCCGAAGGCGCCATGGACTGGGCGGCCCTGACCTCGGCCGACACCGAGCCCATCTTCGAACAGGTCCCGTTCGACCACCCCCTGTGGGTGCTCTACTCCTCCGGCACGACCGGCCTGCCCAAGGCCATCGTCCAGTCCCAGGGCGGCATCCTCGTCGAACACCTCAAACAGCTCGGCCTGCACTGCGACCTCGGCCCCGAGGACCGTTTCTTCTGGTACACCTCGACCGGCTGGATGATGTGGAACTTCCTCATCTCCGGCCTCCTCACGGGCACCACGATCGTCCTGTACGACGGCAGCCCCGGCCACCCCGACACCGGCGCCCAGTGGCGCATCGCCGAACGCACCCGCACCACCCTCTACGGCACCTCGGCCGCCTACGTCATGGCCTGCCGCAAGGCCGGCGTCCACCCCGCACGCGACTACGACCTGGCCACCGTGAAGTGCGTCGCCACCACCGGCTCGCCCCTGCCGCCCGACGGCTTCCGCTGGCTGCACGACGAGGTCCGCGACGACCTCTGGATCGCCTCCGTCAGCGGCGGCACGGACGTCTGCTCCTGCTTCGCCGGAGCCGTACCGACCCTGCCCGTGTACACCGGCGAACTCCAGGCCCCCGGCCTCGGCACCGACCTGCAGGCCTGGGACCCGAGCGGCAAGCCCGTCATCGACGAGGTGGGCGAACTCGTCGTCACCAACCCCATGCCCTCCATGCCGATCCGCTTCTGGAACGACCCCGACGGCAGCCGCTACCACGACAGCTACTTCGACACCTACCCCGGCGTCTGGCGCCACGGCGACTGGATCACCGTCACCGCACGCGGCACCGTGATCATCCACGGCCGCTCCGACTCGACCCTCAACCGGCAGGGTGTACGCATGGGCTCGGCCGACATCTACGAGGTCGTCGAGCGCCTGCCCGAGATCAAGGAATCCCTCGTCATCGGCGTCGAACAGCCTGACGGCGGCTACTGGATGCCGCTGTTCGTGCAGCTCGCACCCGGCGCAGCCCTCGACGAGGCACTCCTGAACCGGATCAAACAGGCCATCCGTGAACAGCTCTCCCCCCGCCACGTGCCCGACGAGGTCATCGAGGTGCCCGGCATCCCGCACACCCTCACCGGCAAGCGCATCGAAGTCCCCGTCAAGCGCCTCCTGCAGGGCACCCCCCTGGACAAGGCGGTCAACCCCGGATCCGTCGACAACCTCTCCCTGCTCGGCTTCTACGAGGACCTCGCCCGCAAACGCGCCTGA
- the ptsP gene encoding phosphoenolpyruvate--protein phosphotransferase, which translates to MEATLRGVGVSHGVAIGEVRHMGTAVLEPPTKQIPMEEAEREQGRARQAVDAVAADLMARGNLAGGEAQAVLEAQAMMAQDPELMADVDRRIAVGSTAERAVYDAFAAYRELLAGAGEYLAGRVADLDDVRNRIVARLLGVPMPGVPDSDQPYVLVARDLAPADTALLDPTLVLGFVTEEGGPTSHSAILARALGVPAVVALPGAGELAEGTVIAVDGSTGDIFVNPSEAKKAELAAAAAERKAALAASTGPGATADGHKVPLLANVGGPADVPAAVEAGAEGVGLFRTEFLFLDDSKNAPSEEKQVEAYRQVLEAFPEGRVVVRVLDAGADKPLDFLTPSDEPNPALGVRGLRTLLDHPEILRTQLTALAKAAEGLPVYLEVMAPMVADRADAKAFADACREAGLRAKFGAMVEIPSAALRARSILQEVEFLSLGTNDLAQYTFAADRQVGAVSRLQDPWQPALLDLVALSAEAAKAEGKSCGVCGEAASDPLLACVLTGLGVTSLSMGSASIPYVRATLAKYTLAQCERAAAAARAADSAEEARSAAQAVLSGE; encoded by the coding sequence ATGGAAGCAACGCTGCGAGGCGTGGGCGTGAGCCATGGCGTGGCCATCGGCGAGGTTCGGCACATGGGTACGGCGGTGCTGGAGCCGCCGACCAAGCAGATCCCCATGGAAGAGGCCGAGCGGGAGCAGGGGCGGGCTCGCCAGGCCGTGGACGCCGTCGCCGCCGACCTGATGGCGCGCGGCAATCTGGCGGGGGGCGAGGCCCAGGCCGTGCTTGAGGCACAGGCCATGATGGCGCAGGACCCCGAGCTGATGGCCGACGTGGACCGGCGGATCGCCGTCGGCAGCACCGCCGAGCGTGCCGTGTACGACGCGTTCGCGGCGTACCGCGAGCTGCTGGCCGGTGCCGGTGAGTACCTCGCCGGCCGGGTGGCCGACCTGGATGACGTGCGGAATCGTATCGTCGCCCGGCTGCTGGGCGTTCCGATGCCGGGCGTTCCGGACAGCGACCAGCCGTATGTGCTCGTCGCGCGGGACCTGGCCCCTGCCGACACCGCGCTGCTGGACCCGACTCTGGTGCTCGGTTTCGTGACCGAGGAGGGCGGGCCGACCAGTCACAGCGCGATCCTGGCGCGGGCGCTGGGTGTGCCGGCCGTGGTGGCGCTGCCGGGTGCCGGTGAGCTGGCCGAGGGCACGGTGATCGCGGTGGACGGCAGCACCGGCGACATCTTCGTGAACCCGAGCGAGGCGAAGAAGGCCGAGCTGGCGGCCGCGGCCGCGGAGCGCAAGGCTGCGCTGGCCGCCTCGACCGGGCCGGGCGCGACGGCGGACGGTCACAAGGTGCCGCTGCTGGCCAACGTGGGCGGGCCGGCTGACGTGCCGGCCGCGGTGGAGGCCGGGGCCGAAGGCGTCGGTCTGTTCCGTACCGAGTTCCTGTTCCTGGACGACAGCAAGAACGCTCCTTCCGAGGAGAAGCAGGTGGAGGCCTACCGGCAGGTGCTGGAGGCGTTCCCCGAGGGCCGTGTGGTCGTGCGGGTGCTGGACGCGGGTGCGGACAAGCCGCTGGACTTCCTGACTCCCTCCGACGAGCCGAACCCCGCGCTGGGTGTGCGGGGTCTGCGGACGCTGCTGGACCACCCGGAGATCCTGCGTACGCAGCTGACGGCGCTGGCCAAGGCCGCCGAGGGACTGCCCGTCTACCTTGAGGTCATGGCGCCGATGGTGGCGGACCGCGCGGACGCGAAGGCTTTCGCGGACGCCTGCCGTGAGGCGGGGCTGCGGGCCAAGTTCGGCGCGATGGTGGAGATCCCGTCGGCGGCGCTGCGGGCGCGTTCGATCCTGCAGGAGGTCGAGTTCCTGTCGCTGGGGACCAATGACCTCGCGCAGTACACGTTCGCGGCCGACCGTCAGGTGGGCGCGGTGTCGCGGCTGCAGGACCCGTGGCAGCCGGCGCTGCTCGATCTGGTGGCGCTGTCCGCCGAGGCGGCCAAGGCCGAGGGCAAGAGCTGTGGTGTGTGCGGTGAGGCCGCGTCGGACCCGCTGCTGGCCTGTGTACTGACCGGTCTGGGTGTCACTTCTCTGTCCATGGGGTCGGCGTCGATTCCGTATGTCCGGGCGACGCTGGCGAAGTACACGCTGGCGCAGTGCGAGCGGGCCGCGGCGGCCGCGCGAGCGGCGGACAGCGCCGAGGAGGCGCGCAGCGCCGCTCAGGCGGTGCTGTCCGGCGAGTAG
- a CDS encoding PTS sugar transporter subunit IIA, translating to MTTVSSPLAGRAIGLAAVPDPVFSGAMVGPGTAIDPVREPSEAVAPVDGVIVSLHPHAFVVVDAEGHGVLTHLGIDTVQLNGEGFELLVSKGDTVARGQAVVRWNPAAVEDAGKSPVCPVVALEATAESLGDVRENGDVKAGDSLFTWN from the coding sequence ATGACCACCGTGTCGTCCCCTCTGGCCGGACGCGCCATCGGACTGGCCGCTGTGCCGGATCCGGTCTTCTCCGGGGCCATGGTCGGCCCGGGTACCGCCATCGACCCCGTGCGCGAGCCCTCCGAGGCCGTGGCCCCGGTGGACGGCGTCATCGTTTCGCTGCACCCGCACGCGTTCGTCGTCGTCGACGCAGAGGGGCACGGCGTGCTCACCCACCTCGGCATCGACACCGTGCAGCTCAATGGCGAGGGCTTCGAGCTGCTCGTCAGCAAGGGCGACACCGTGGCGCGCGGGCAGGCCGTCGTGCGCTGGAACCCCGCGGCCGTCGAGGACGCCGGAAAATCCCCCGTCTGCCCCGTCGTCGCGCTCGAAGCCACGGCCGAGTCCCTCGGTGACGTCCGCGAGAACGGTGACGTGAAGGCCGGCGACAGCCTCTTCACCTGGAACTGA
- a CDS encoding CDP-alcohol phosphatidyltransferase family protein — protein sequence MEVQETRVQTDRVLTIPNILSMARLVGVPLFLWLILRPEFGGPKSDGWALLVLAFSGISDYLDGKLARRWNQISSLGRLLDPAADRLYVLSTLLGLTWRDILPIWLTALLLARELVLLVMVGVLRRHGYPPPQVNFLGKAATFNLMYAFPLLLLSDGSGWIASLAAIFGWAFAGWGTTLYWWAGVLYVVQVRRLVRADSMAD from the coding sequence GTGGAGGTCCAGGAGACCCGTGTCCAGACAGACCGGGTCCTCACCATCCCCAACATTCTCAGCATGGCGCGGCTCGTCGGCGTACCCCTCTTCCTGTGGTTGATCCTCAGGCCCGAGTTCGGGGGTCCCAAGAGCGACGGCTGGGCTCTCCTCGTGCTGGCCTTCAGCGGCATCAGTGACTATCTCGACGGGAAGCTCGCCCGGCGCTGGAATCAGATCAGCAGCCTCGGCCGGCTTCTCGATCCAGCGGCCGACAGGCTCTACGTCCTTTCCACGCTGCTCGGTCTCACCTGGCGCGACATCCTGCCGATCTGGCTGACCGCTCTGCTGCTGGCGAGGGAACTGGTTCTCCTGGTGATGGTGGGAGTCCTTCGCCGGCACGGGTATCCGCCGCCGCAGGTGAACTTCCTCGGGAAGGCCGCAACCTTCAACCTGATGTACGCCTTCCCGTTGCTGCTCCTCAGTGACGGAAGTGGTTGGATCGCGTCACTCGCTGCTATTTTCGGATGGGCGTTCGCCGGATGGGGTACAACGCTCTACTGGTGGGCAGGAGTGCTCTACGTGGTACAGGTCCGCCGTTTGGTTCGGGCGGACAGCATGGCCGATTGA
- a CDS encoding mannose-1-phosphate guanyltransferase: MKAVVMAGGEGTRLRPMTSSMPKPLLPVANRPIMEHVLRLLKRHGLTETVVTVQFLASLVKNYFGDGEELGMELTYANEEKPLGTAGSVKNAEEALKDDAFLVISGDALTDFDLTDLINFHKEKGALVTVCLTRVPNPLEFGITIVDEEGKVERFLEKPTWGQVFSDTVNTGIYVMEPEVFNYVEPDVPVDWSGDVFPQLMKEGKPVYGYVAEGYWEDVGTHESYVKAQADVLEGKVNVDIDGFEISPGVWVAEGAEVHPDAVLRGPLYIGDYAKVEAGAEIREHTVVGSNVVVKSGAFLHKAVVHDNVYVGQHSNLRGCVVGKNTDIMRAARIEDGAVIGDECLIGEESIVQGNVRVYPFKTIEAGAFVNTSVIWESRGQANLFGARGVSGILNVEITPELAVRLAGAYATTLKKGSTVTTARDHSRGARALKRAVISALQASAIDVRDLENVPLPVARQQTARGSAGGIMIRTSPGVPDSVDIMFFDGQGADLSQGGQRKLDRVFARQEYRRAFPGEIGDLYFPASVFDSYTGTVLRNVDITGIAESGLKVVVDAANGSAGLVLPSLLGKLGVDSLTINPGLDESRPTETAEMRRGGLVRLGEIVASSGAAFGVRFDPVGERLSLVDEKGRIIEDDRALLVMLDLVAAERRSGRVALPVTTTRIAEQVAAYHGTQVEWTTTSPDDLTRVGREEGTIFGGDGKGGFIVPEFSGVYDGTAAFVRLIGLVARTQLTLSQIDARIPRAHVLKRDLATPWAVKGLVMRRVVEAAGDRFVDTTDGVRVVETDGRWVMVLPDPAEAVTHLWAEGPDDASAQALLDEWSAIVDSAGR, translated from the coding sequence ATGAAGGCCGTCGTGATGGCCGGAGGCGAAGGCACACGCCTGCGCCCCATGACCTCAAGCATGCCCAAGCCACTCCTGCCCGTGGCCAATCGCCCGATCATGGAGCATGTGCTACGGCTGCTCAAAAGGCACGGGCTCACCGAGACCGTTGTCACCGTCCAGTTCCTGGCATCGCTCGTCAAGAACTACTTCGGCGACGGCGAAGAGCTCGGAATGGAGCTCACGTATGCCAATGAGGAGAAGCCACTCGGTACCGCCGGAAGCGTCAAGAACGCCGAAGAGGCGTTGAAGGACGATGCTTTCCTTGTCATCTCCGGTGATGCCCTGACCGACTTCGACCTCACCGACCTGATCAATTTCCACAAGGAGAAGGGCGCGCTGGTCACGGTCTGTCTGACCCGTGTGCCCAATCCGCTGGAGTTCGGCATCACCATCGTCGACGAGGAAGGCAAGGTCGAACGCTTCCTGGAGAAGCCGACCTGGGGTCAGGTCTTCTCCGACACGGTCAACACGGGCATCTATGTCATGGAGCCCGAGGTCTTCAACTATGTCGAACCGGATGTTCCGGTCGACTGGTCCGGTGACGTTTTTCCGCAGCTGATGAAGGAGGGCAAGCCGGTTTACGGCTATGTCGCCGAGGGCTACTGGGAAGACGTCGGTACCCACGAGAGCTATGTGAAGGCCCAGGCCGACGTGCTTGAGGGCAAGGTCAACGTCGACATCGACGGATTCGAGATCTCGCCGGGCGTCTGGGTGGCGGAAGGCGCCGAAGTGCATCCCGACGCCGTACTGCGCGGGCCGTTGTACATCGGTGACTACGCCAAGGTCGAAGCCGGCGCGGAGATCCGTGAGCACACCGTCGTCGGATCGAATGTCGTGGTCAAGAGCGGTGCCTTCCTCCACAAGGCCGTCGTGCACGACAACGTGTATGTCGGTCAGCACAGCAATCTGCGAGGCTGTGTCGTCGGGAAGAACACCGACATCATGCGTGCCGCCCGGATCGAGGACGGCGCGGTCATCGGTGACGAGTGCCTGATCGGTGAGGAATCGATCGTTCAGGGCAACGTCCGGGTGTACCCGTTCAAGACCATCGAGGCCGGCGCCTTCGTCAACACTTCGGTCATCTGGGAGTCCAGAGGCCAGGCCAATCTGTTCGGTGCCCGTGGGGTGTCGGGCATCCTGAACGTCGAGATCACGCCGGAGCTGGCGGTGCGGCTGGCCGGGGCCTACGCGACCACGCTGAAGAAGGGCTCCACCGTCACCACCGCTCGCGACCACTCCCGGGGCGCCCGTGCGCTGAAGCGTGCGGTGATTTCCGCGTTGCAGGCGAGCGCCATCGACGTACGAGACCTGGAGAACGTGCCACTGCCCGTGGCCCGGCAGCAGACAGCGCGCGGCAGTGCCGGCGGCATCATGATCCGGACCTCGCCCGGGGTGCCGGACTCGGTCGACATCATGTTCTTCGACGGGCAGGGCGCCGATCTCTCGCAGGGCGGGCAGCGCAAGCTGGACCGGGTGTTCGCGCGGCAGGAGTACCGGCGGGCGTTCCCCGGTGAGATCGGCGATCTGTACTTCCCGGCGAGCGTCTTCGACTCGTACACCGGCACGGTGCTGCGGAACGTCGACATCACCGGTATCGCCGAGTCCGGCCTGAAGGTCGTCGTGGACGCCGCCAACGGCAGTGCCGGGCTGGTGCTGCCCAGCCTGCTCGGCAAGCTCGGGGTGGACTCGCTGACCATCAACCCCGGTCTTGACGAGTCGCGGCCCACCGAGACGGCCGAGATGCGACGGGGCGGGCTGGTCCGGCTCGGCGAGATAGTGGCGTCATCGGGGGCCGCCTTCGGGGTGCGGTTCGACCCCGTCGGCGAGCGGCTGTCGCTCGTGGACGAGAAGGGCCGGATCATCGAGGACGACCGGGCGCTGCTGGTGATGCTCGACCTGGTGGCCGCGGAGCGGCGCAGCGGGCGGGTGGCGCTGCCGGTCACCACGACCCGGATCGCCGAGCAGGTCGCCGCCTATCACGGCACACAGGTCGAGTGGACCACCACCTCGCCCGACGACCTCACGCGCGTGGGGCGCGAGGAGGGGACGATCTTCGGCGGTGACGGCAAGGGCGGATTCATCGTCCCCGAGTTCAGCGGGGTCTACGACGGTACGGCGGCCTTCGTACGGCTGATCGGGCTCGTGGCTCGCACGCAGCTCACGCTCAGCCAGATCGACGCGCGCATCCCGCGGGCGCACGTCCTCAAGCGGGACCTGGCCACGCCGTGGGCCGTCAAGGGTCTGGTCATGCGGCGAGTGGTCGAGGCGGCCGGGGATCGCTTTGTCGACACGACCGACGGTGTGCGGGTCGTGGAGACGGACGGGCGCTGGGTGATGGTGCTGCCCGATCCGGCCGAGGCTGTCACCCATCTGTGGGCCGAGGGCCCCGACGACGCCTCTGCGCAGGCCCTGCTGGACGAGTGGTCGGCCATCGTGGACAGCGCCGGCCGGTGA
- a CDS encoding DUF881 domain-containing protein: MCGMPQQPPVRSSPVRPQRPDASMSLITNVMDHSLDDGYAEAAARKNSQGEGGLPRTLRAKLGLAGGLVLAALVVTLGAAQAQVAAPVVAKERQELIDRVDSETASADKLQKSVDQLRDDVSARQRAALKSSGGSAQADLVGVLSGATDVHGPGVKLVVNDAKEASTGGDATSPRETSGFSDTGRVRDRDMQRVVNGLWTSGAEAVSINGQRLTALSAIRAAGDAILVDNRPLVPPYTVLAVGDGERLSTGFQNSADGLYLHALEENFGIRATISTEGDVRLPAAPSVIVRTARPSTEKTEKGTS; encoded by the coding sequence ATGTGCGGCATGCCGCAGCAACCCCCCGTTCGGAGCAGCCCTGTGCGGCCGCAGCGTCCGGACGCCTCCATGTCGTTGATCACCAATGTCATGGATCACAGCCTCGACGACGGGTACGCCGAGGCCGCCGCCCGGAAGAACTCCCAGGGCGAGGGCGGGCTGCCCAGGACGCTGCGGGCGAAGCTGGGCCTCGCGGGCGGTCTCGTCCTTGCCGCGCTCGTCGTGACCCTCGGTGCGGCGCAGGCGCAGGTGGCGGCGCCCGTCGTGGCCAAGGAGCGGCAGGAGCTGATCGACCGCGTCGACAGCGAGACCGCGAGTGCGGACAAGCTGCAGAAATCCGTCGACCAGCTGCGTGACGACGTCAGCGCGCGCCAGCGTGCGGCGCTGAAGTCCAGCGGCGGCAGCGCGCAGGCGGACCTGGTGGGAGTCCTGTCGGGGGCGACCGACGTGCACGGGCCGGGTGTCAAGCTCGTCGTGAACGACGCCAAGGAGGCCAGCACCGGCGGTGACGCGACCAGCCCGCGGGAGACCTCCGGTTTCTCCGACACCGGCCGGGTGCGCGACCGTGACATGCAGCGCGTGGTCAACGGTCTGTGGACGTCCGGGGCCGAGGCCGTCTCCATCAACGGGCAGCGGCTGACAGCCCTGTCCGCGATCAGGGCCGCGGGAGACGCGATACTGGTCGACAACAGGCCGCTGGTGCCGCCGTACACGGTGCTGGCGGTGGGGGACGGGGAGAGGTTGAGCACCGGGTTCCAGAACAGCGCGGACGGGCTGTATCTGCATGCCCTGGAGGAGAACTTCGGGATCCGCGCCACCATTTCCACCGAGGGCGACGTACGGTTGCCCGCCGCACCGAGTGTGATCGTGCGCACCGCACGGCCGAGCACCGAGAAGACTGAGAAGGGCACATCGTGA
- a CDS encoding small basic family protein yields the protein MIAVLGLVVGVVAGLLVRPEVPAVVEPYLPIAVVAALDAVFGGVRAMLDGIFDDKVFVVSFLSNVVVAALIVFLGDKLGVGAQLSTGVVVVLGIRIFSNAAAIRRHVFRA from the coding sequence GTGATCGCCGTACTGGGCCTCGTCGTGGGAGTCGTGGCCGGCCTGTTGGTCCGGCCCGAGGTTCCGGCGGTTGTCGAGCCGTATCTGCCGATCGCCGTCGTGGCGGCGCTGGACGCCGTCTTCGGCGGCGTGCGGGCCATGCTCGACGGGATCTTCGACGACAAGGTCTTCGTGGTCTCGTTCCTGTCGAACGTCGTCGTCGCCGCCCTGATCGTGTTCCTGGGCGACAAGTTGGGTGTGGGCGCACAGCTGTCCACGGGTGTCGTGGTGGTCCTTGGCATCCGGATCTTCTCCAACGCCGCGGCGATCCGGCGGCACGTCTTCCGGGCGTGA
- a CDS encoding DUF881 domain-containing protein yields MSEPNEQPENRLRKELPAEVPTEAPEPGPAAERLQAPLTGRQRLVKGLWPPRFTRAQLIVAVLLFGLGFGLAVQVASNSDTDSALRGARQEDLVRILDELDARTQRLEDEKQGLEKQRQELQSSSDQAAEARRQTAEKERQLGILAGTVAAQGPGITMTVEDTKGTVKADMLLDAVQELRAAGAEAIELNGVRVVASTYFADAGNGVSVDGNKINAPYRFQVIGKPQDLEPALNIPGGVVQTLEKEQATVTVEGSDKIVVDALRQAKRPDYARSSSQ; encoded by the coding sequence ATGAGCGAGCCGAACGAGCAGCCGGAGAACAGGCTGCGCAAGGAACTGCCGGCCGAGGTGCCCACGGAGGCCCCCGAGCCCGGCCCGGCGGCCGAGCGGCTTCAGGCGCCGCTGACCGGTCGACAGCGGCTGGTCAAGGGTCTGTGGCCGCCGCGTTTCACCCGAGCCCAACTCATCGTCGCCGTGCTGCTGTTCGGCCTCGGCTTCGGCCTGGCCGTGCAGGTGGCCTCCAACAGCGACACCGACAGCGCGCTGCGTGGTGCCCGGCAGGAAGATCTTGTGCGCATCCTCGATGAACTGGATGCGCGTACTCAGCGTCTTGAGGACGAGAAGCAGGGACTGGAAAAGCAGCGCCAGGAGCTGCAGAGCAGCTCCGACCAGGCGGCGGAGGCCCGTCGGCAGACGGCCGAGAAGGAGAGGCAACTCGGCATTCTGGCGGGCACCGTGGCGGCGCAGGGTCCCGGCATCACGATGACGGTCGAGGACACGAAGGGGACGGTCAAGGCGGACATGCTGCTCGACGCGGTCCAGGAGCTGCGCGCGGCCGGGGCCGAGGCGATCGAGCTCAACGGGGTGCGGGTGGTCGCGAGCACGTACTTCGCGGATGCCGGCAACGGCGTGAGCGTCGACGGGAACAAGATCAACGCCCCCTATCGTTTCCAGGTCATCGGCAAGCCGCAGGATCTGGAGCCGGCGCTGAACATCCCGGGAGGAGTGGTGCAGACCCTGGAGAAGGAGCAGGCCACGGTGACCGTCGAGGGCTCGGACAAGATCGTCGTGGATGCCTTGCGGCAGGCGAAGCGGCCTGACTACGCTCGGTCGTCCTCCCAGTGA